From the genome of Streptomyces sp. V1I1, one region includes:
- a CDS encoding type 1 glutamine amidotransferase domain-containing protein, producing MTTVLFVVTGADHWTLADGTLHPTGYWAEELATPHRLFRKAGFDVTIATPGGVAPTVDAVSLAAESTGGKEQADTIAAYLASIRADLENPVRLEEIDLDAYAAVLYPGGHGPMEDLAADATSGRLLTAALDSGKPLAVLCHSPAALLAARREDSSWPFAGYRMTGFTNAEETVAGFADKATWLLQDRLVELGADFDAAAPFTAHVVADRNLHTGQNPASSEQLARNIIEILNRG from the coding sequence GTGACCACAGTTCTGTTCGTCGTCACCGGCGCCGACCACTGGACGCTCGCCGACGGCACCCTGCACCCCACCGGCTACTGGGCTGAGGAACTCGCCACACCACACCGGCTGTTCCGCAAAGCCGGGTTCGACGTCACCATCGCCACACCCGGCGGCGTGGCTCCGACCGTCGACGCCGTCAGCCTCGCCGCCGAGTCCACCGGCGGCAAGGAGCAGGCCGACACCATCGCCGCGTACCTGGCTTCCATCCGCGCCGACCTGGAGAACCCGGTCAGGCTCGAAGAGATCGACCTCGACGCGTACGCCGCCGTCCTCTACCCCGGTGGCCACGGCCCCATGGAGGACCTCGCCGCCGACGCCACCTCCGGCCGCCTCCTCACCGCGGCGCTGGACTCCGGCAAGCCGCTCGCGGTGCTGTGCCACTCCCCCGCAGCCCTGCTCGCCGCCCGGCGCGAGGACAGCAGCTGGCCGTTCGCCGGTTACCGCATGACCGGCTTCACCAACGCCGAGGAGACCGTGGCCGGCTTCGCCGACAAGGCCACGTGGCTGCTCCAGGACCGCCTGGTGGAACTCGGTGCCGACTTCGACGCCGCCGCCCCCTTCACCGCCCACGTCGTGGCGGACCGCAATCTGCACACCGGCCAGAACCCCGCCTCCTCCGAGCAGCTCGCCCGGAACATCATCGAGATCCTCAACCGCGGCTGA
- a CDS encoding NADP-dependent oxidoreductase, with translation MKAITYHTYGGPDVLEYGDVPNPKLGPDTVLIRVKAASVNPVDWKIQAGYLDGVMDTVFPVIPGWDVAGVVEETGVGVTEFAPGDEVIGYVREDFVSRGTFAEYVAAPIRTLARKPANLSFEDAAGIPLAGLTAYQSLTRALNVGSGDTVLVHAAAGGVGSLAVQIARALGARVIGTAGQHNHDYLRGLGAEPVAYGEGLTDRVNALAPQGVDAVLDLIGGEALKISPGLLAEGGRLASVADGAVLGLGGRYVFVRPDSQDLEALTVLAERGQLSVEVAATFPLEQAADAQRLNQEGHTRGKVIVTVA, from the coding sequence ATGAAGGCCATCACCTACCACACCTACGGCGGCCCGGACGTCCTGGAATACGGCGACGTCCCCAACCCGAAGCTCGGCCCGGACACCGTACTGATCCGTGTGAAGGCCGCCTCCGTCAACCCGGTCGACTGGAAGATCCAGGCCGGATACCTGGACGGCGTCATGGACACCGTCTTCCCCGTCATCCCCGGCTGGGACGTGGCGGGCGTCGTCGAGGAGACCGGCGTCGGGGTCACCGAGTTCGCCCCGGGCGACGAAGTGATCGGCTACGTCCGTGAGGACTTCGTCTCCCGCGGCACCTTCGCCGAATACGTCGCCGCCCCGATCCGTACGCTCGCCCGCAAGCCCGCCAACCTCTCCTTCGAGGATGCCGCCGGCATCCCGCTGGCAGGTCTCACCGCCTACCAGTCGCTGACCCGCGCCCTGAACGTGGGCAGCGGCGACACCGTGCTGGTGCACGCCGCGGCGGGTGGTGTCGGCTCCCTGGCCGTACAGATCGCCCGAGCGCTCGGCGCCCGCGTCATCGGCACCGCCGGCCAGCACAACCACGACTACCTGCGCGGGCTCGGCGCCGAGCCGGTCGCCTACGGCGAGGGCCTCACCGACCGCGTCAACGCCCTGGCGCCGCAGGGTGTCGACGCCGTCCTCGACCTCATCGGCGGCGAAGCCCTGAAGATCTCCCCCGGGCTGCTCGCCGAGGGCGGCCGACTGGCCTCCGTCGCGGATGGCGCCGTCCTCGGCCTCGGAGGCCGGTACGTCTTCGTCCGCCCCGACAGCCAGGACCTCGAGGCGCTCACCGTCCTCGCGGAGCGCGGGCAGCTGAGCGTGGAAGTGGCCGCCACCTTCCCGCTCGAGCAGGCCGCCGACGCACAGCGGCTCAACCAGGAGGGCCACACCCGCGGAAAGGTGATCGTCACCGTCGCCTGA